A single region of the Pararhodospirillum photometricum DSM 122 genome encodes:
- a CDS encoding ogr/Delta-like zinc finger family protein, translating to MISQKPMLENRRPPYDGARTACPACRTLARTVKTEQLTEIVREVTYRCSNPDCLCSFKAQITVIRVLHPSLCASLPDALSPIRR from the coding sequence ATGATCTCGCAAAAGCCCATGCTCGAAAACAGACGCCCTCCCTACGATGGGGCCCGCACGGCCTGCCCGGCGTGCCGCACCTTGGCCCGCACCGTCAAGACCGAGCAACTCACGGAGATCGTGCGCGAAGTCACCTACCGGTGCTCAAACCCGGACTGCCTGTGCTCCTTCAAGGCGCAAATCACCGTCATCCGCGTCTTGCACCCTTCTCTCTGCGCGTCTCTTCCAGACGCGCTATCCCCCATTCGCCGGTAG
- a CDS encoding helix-turn-helix domain-containing protein, with the protein MPTPGPFRLALAVRLREVETRLGSQARVCEVAGVGRSTWARWVAGESDPGFEALSRLAVAAKVSLDWLATGSDQQGGGGSCPKNGTDPSPSPPTLDEAFLAHVADGIASVYAEEAARLSPRDLGRLSGRLVNDLVGTYSDPVEREVGLRVLLTRLRQDLRAAPDSPEARKHSA; encoded by the coding sequence ATGCCAACCCCAGGTCCTTTCCGGCTCGCTTTGGCCGTGCGACTGCGGGAGGTGGAAACCCGCTTGGGCAGTCAAGCCCGGGTCTGTGAGGTGGCCGGTGTGGGCCGATCAACCTGGGCCCGGTGGGTTGCGGGCGAGAGCGACCCTGGTTTCGAGGCGCTGTCTCGTCTTGCCGTTGCGGCAAAGGTAAGTTTGGATTGGCTGGCAACGGGGAGCGATCAGCAGGGCGGTGGGGGGTCTTGTCCCAAAAACGGGACAGATCCCAGCCCCTCTCCCCCGACCTTGGACGAGGCCTTTCTGGCTCATGTCGCTGATGGCATCGCCTCGGTCTATGCCGAGGAAGCGGCCCGGCTGTCCCCTCGTGACCTGGGCCGCCTCTCGGGCCGTCTCGTCAACGACCTCGTTGGGACCTATAGCGACCCCGTCGAGCGGGAGGTGGGCTTGCGAGTGCTGTTGACGCGCTTGCGCCAGGACCTCCGCGCCGCCCCCGACAGCCCCGAGGCTCGTAAACACTCGGCCTGA
- a CDS encoding HigA family addiction module antitoxin gives MAGPVIHPGEVLREEFLVPLGLSAGAAAKACHVPRTRIERLVAEKTPITADTALRLGRLLGTGPEFWMNMQVLYDLAVAERATPDLDDITPVERAA, from the coding sequence ATGGCCGGTCCCGTTATCCACCCCGGGGAAGTGCTGCGCGAGGAATTCCTGGTCCCCCTGGGCCTGAGTGCTGGCGCTGCGGCGAAGGCGTGCCATGTGCCACGCACCCGCATTGAGCGGTTGGTCGCGGAAAAGACCCCGATCACGGCCGACACCGCGTTGCGCCTGGGCCGCCTGCTGGGCACCGGGCCGGAATTCTGGATGAACATGCAGGTGCTTTACGATCTGGCCGTTGCCGAGCGGGCAACGCCAGACCTTGACGACATCACCCCCGTGGAGCGGGCGGCTTAA
- a CDS encoding type II toxin-antitoxin system RelE/ParE family toxin: MIRSFKGKLARAVWEGQATKGFPADLLHPAQRKLIMLAAAIDLNTLRQPPGNRLEALKGNRKGQHSIRINDQWRICFRWGDGAAEDVEIVDYH, encoded by the coding sequence ATGATCCGCAGCTTCAAAGGCAAACTGGCTCGGGCGGTGTGGGAAGGCCAGGCCACCAAGGGCTTTCCGGCGGACCTGCTTCACCCGGCTCAACGCAAACTGATCATGCTTGCGGCGGCCATTGATCTCAACACCTTGCGCCAACCGCCGGGCAATCGCCTGGAAGCCCTGAAGGGGAACCGGAAGGGACAGCACAGTATTCGCATCAACGATCAGTGGCGCATTTGCTTTCGTTGGGGCGATGGCGCCGCCGAAGACGTTGAAATCGTCGATTATCACTAA
- a CDS encoding helix-turn-helix domain-containing protein — protein sequence MVIKTVTVIPQSPRLRRAWILFQLKEKGLSFTALAREEGVSPAAVCVAAQGRRSRPLMARMAQAVDVAPGVLFPEHFNPDGSLKRPARSAQRPLKEQAP from the coding sequence ATGGTGATTAAAACTGTAACCGTCATACCACAGAGTCCACGCCTGCGGCGCGCCTGGATCCTCTTCCAACTAAAGGAGAAGGGTCTGAGTTTTACGGCGCTGGCCCGGGAAGAAGGCGTCTCGCCGGCGGCCGTGTGCGTGGCCGCTCAGGGTCGCCGCTCCCGGCCTCTCATGGCGCGAATGGCCCAGGCGGTCGATGTGGCACCGGGTGTCCTGTTTCCAGAGCACTTCAACCCCGATGGCTCCCTGAAGCGCCCGGCCCGTTCGGCCCAGCGCCCCCTTAAGGAACAGGCTCCATGA